A window of Ficedula albicollis isolate OC2 chromosome 15, FicAlb1.5, whole genome shotgun sequence genomic DNA:
TGACCCACCGCTGCAAGAAATCCTCCGGTCTCTGGAAGGTAggggagcctgggcaggacCAGCACCACGCCCTGTGAACACCCAGGAATGGGGCTGCCGTATCTGCTCGGGGCCTCggcacccccagagccccctgaCTCCCTCTGGTCCCCCCAGATCGTGGTGTGGGATGAGCCTTTCTTCCAGGGCAAGAAGCACGAGTTCACCACCGACTGCTACAGCACCCTGGAGCACGGCTTCAGCACCGTGCGCTCCTGCAAGATTGAGAGCGGGGCGTGAGTGGGGGTCCCGGGGCACTGCCACCCCACGGTGCTGCGGGACCCCACGGAGAGCAGGGGGGTTGGAGGATGGAGGCCTCCAGCGCCTTTTGCTGGACgagcctcctgctctgggcaccagccCGGCTGTGAGCGGGGCGGTGGGCACCCCGGGGGTCTCACCCctcccgcggggggggggggggggggggggggggggggggggggggggggccccgcaGGTGGGCAGGCGTCGAGCACTGCGGCTTCCAGGGGCAGCAGTTCGTGCTGGAGCGTGGCGAGTACCCGTGCTGGGAGGCGTGGAGCGGCAGCAATGCCTACCATGTGGAGAGGATGTGCTCCTTCCGCCCCATCGCCTGCGCCGTGAGTGCCCCCGCCCCGGCTCGCCCCGCGGGGCGGCCCCCGGAGCCCAGCGCTGGCCGCGGacagggtggcagtgccacagccgTGCCCGTCTCGGCCGCAGGACCACGGACGGAGCAGGTTGATGCTCTTTGAGCAGGAGAACTTCCAGGGCAAGCGGGCAGAGATGAGCGACGACTGCCCCTCGCTGCCcgccctgggctggggcagcagcaccgTGGGCTCCTTCCTCGTCCGCTCGGGCGCGTGAGTACCAGGGCTTGCAGCCTGTGGGACCGCAGCGGAGCCGGGGATGCTCCGGCAGCTGCCGGGACCCTCCCGCGGCCCCGCGGTGCCGCCAGCCCCGAGCCAGCgccgctggggggggggggggggggggggggggggggggggggggggggggggggggggggg
This region includes:
- the CRYBA4 gene encoding beta-crystallin A4; the encoded protein is MTHRCKKSSGLWKIVVWDEPFFQGKKHEFTTDCYSTLEHGFSTVRSCKIESGAWAGVEHCGFQGQQFVLERGEYPCWEAWSGSNAYHVERMCSFRPIACADHGRSRLMLFEQENFQGKRAEMSDDCPSLPALGWGSSTVGSFLVRSGAWVCSQYPGYRGFQYLLESDSPAGEYKHVREWGSHAQTGQVQSIRRVQQ